Part of the Stigmatella erecta genome is shown below.
ACATGTGGATCTACCTGCCCAACCTCAAGCGCGCCACGCGCATCGCCAACCGCGAGAGCTTCCAGGGCGGCGACTTCAACAACGCCGACGTGCTGCGCGTCACCTACGCCAAGGACTACACCGCCACGCTGGTGGCCTCCGACGTGCCGGACACCTGGGCGCTGGAGCTCAAGGCGAAGAACCAGGACACGGCCTATGACTCCATCAAGCTGTGGCTGCGCAAGTCCGACAGCCTGCCGGTCAAGGGCCACTACTTCGGCACCAGCGGGCAGCTGCAGCGCAGCGCGGAGTTCACCGACTACACCGAGTTCGAGAAGGGCTTCACGCGGCCTGCCCGCATCATCATGCAGAACGAGCTGGTGAAGACCCGCCGCTCGGAGATGGTCTTCAAGACCATGAAGCGCAACGTGGCCATCCAGGCGCAGCGCTTCACCCAGGCGGATCTCGGCCGCTAACCCCTTCCTGAACCGCCCGGCCTTTATGCGCCCCCACGCCCTGCTCTGCCTGCTGCTGGCCTCCCCCCTGCTGTCCCCGGTTGCCCGGGGCGCCGAGGTGAACGGCTACGTGGAGAGCCGCACCCAGTACACCCGCTCCCGGGTGGACGGGGTGCTGCCCACAAGCGGGCAGCCCGAAGTGCAGCAGCTCTTCGAGTTCAACGGCCAGCTCCGGCACGAGTACCAGCCCGGCGGCGTCGTCTCGGCCGACCTGTCGCTGTTCCTGTCCATGGCCGGGCGCTACCGGAGCCTGAACGCGGAGCAGCAAGAGGTGGGGGTGCGGCCCACGGAGGAGGCGGCGGCCCAGCCCATCGCCTCCATCAACGAGCTGTTCCTCCAGCACGAGTTCGCCCCGGCCTTCAACGTGCTGGCGGGCAAGAAGCGGCTCATCTGGGGCGCGGGCCTGGCCTACAACCCCACCGACCTGCTCAACCCGCTGAAGGACCCGACGGACCCCACCTTCCAGCGCGCCGGCGCGTGGATGGTGCGCCTGGAGGTGCCGCTGGAGAAGTACGCCTTCACGCTGCTGGCGAGCCCCGCGGTGACCGAGCAGGTGAGC
Proteins encoded:
- a CDS encoding outer membrane lipoprotein-sorting protein gives rise to the protein MKTLLLSLMTLLAAAPALAADPTADQLIAQYDAAMGPHTYDSESEMVSYREDGSKRTYGMRMMKADDDKFRIWFTAPSSVKGQEVLRSGQNMWIYLPNLKRATRIANRESFQGGDFNNADVLRVTYAKDYTATLVASDVPDTWALELKAKNQDTAYDSIKLWLRKSDSLPVKGHYFGTSGQLQRSAEFTDYTEFEKGFTRPARIIMQNELVKTRRSEMVFKTMKRNVAIQAQRFTQADLGR